A DNA window from Chloroflexota bacterium contains the following coding sequences:
- a CDS encoding MBL fold metallo-hydrolase — MEIHTITPNLKLLNLQPPIPGYGKFIGAYLFCGEKNAIIDVGPKAAIPNLLHALAELNLSPSEIDYIILTHIHMDHAGGAGTALREMSKAKVLAHSRAIPHLVDPKILWQASLKTLGETAIEYGEIEPVPEHRIIVATDQMKLDLGRGLTLEIYLTPGHAPHHLSIFDRANGVLIAGEAAGVCIEGIVRPTTPPPFKLEENLSSIGKLIALEPQKLCYGHFGCYDSGGERLKSHRQKLIDWHKIVSAATKAGKSPEDILTLLRKKDKSLSYLDRLDRDEYAREFTLLINTINGLAGADQRQ; from the coding sequence ATGGAAATACACACTATCACGCCCAATCTCAAGTTACTAAATCTCCAGCCGCCGATACCGGGATACGGGAAATTCATAGGAGCCTATCTGTTCTGCGGTGAAAAAAATGCCATCATCGATGTCGGGCCGAAAGCAGCCATACCTAATTTGCTCCACGCCTTAGCAGAACTCAATCTTAGCCCCAGTGAAATAGATTACATCATACTGACACATATCCACATGGACCATGCCGGCGGAGCCGGAACAGCACTAAGAGAAATGAGCAAGGCTAAAGTCCTGGCTCATAGTCGAGCCATCCCACATCTGGTTGACCCCAAAATACTGTGGCAGGCTAGCCTCAAAACCTTGGGTGAGACCGCGATTGAATACGGTGAGATTGAGCCAGTACCTGAGCACAGGATTATCGTCGCCACAGACCAAATGAAGCTCGACTTAGGCCGAGGTCTGACGCTGGAGATATATCTTACACCCGGACATGCCCCTCACCACTTAAGCATTTTCGATAGGGCAAATGGGGTGTTAATAGCTGGTGAAGCGGCTGGGGTCTGTATTGAGGGCATTGTCAGACCGACAACACCACCACCCTTCAAACTGGAAGAGAACCTGTCTTCCATAGGTAAGCTCATCGCTCTTGAACCTCAAAAGCTGTGCTATGGTCACTTCGGCTGCTATGACAGCGGGGGCGAAAGATTGAAGTCTCATAGGCAAAAACTCATCGACTGGCACAAGATTGTTAGCGCTGCAACCAAAGCCGGGAAAAGTCCTGAAGATATACTGACACTACTGAGAAAAAAAGATAAGAGCCTGAGTTACCTTGACCGCCTAGACAGAGACGAATACGCCCGAGAGTTTACCTTACTCATTAACACCATCAATGGTTTAGCTGGGGCCGATCAGAG
- a CDS encoding MBL fold metallo-hydrolase produces MKMGKVVQDNAVMIIRLELGPFGTNAYIVVCQATRDSVVVDVPGEADEILRQLANTNPEYILITHNHFDHIVALDELKTKLKVPVAVHPLDAGGLPSSPDIELNDGDTIEVGKLKIKVLHTPGHTPGSLCFLRGRYLISGDTIFPGGPGKTGTPAGFKQILKSIESKLFVLADDTEVYPGHGEATVLGKEKKEFAIFSSKPHDANLCGDVLWLSS; encoded by the coding sequence ATGAAAATGGGAAAAGTGGTACAAGACAATGCTGTCATGATAATCAGGCTGGAGCTTGGCCCCTTTGGCACGAATGCCTATATAGTAGTATGTCAGGCAACCAGGGACAGCGTAGTGGTGGATGTACCTGGCGAAGCTGATGAGATTTTAAGACAACTGGCAAATACCAATCCCGAATATATCCTGATAACCCATAATCATTTTGACCACATCGTGGCACTTGATGAGTTAAAGACTAAGCTCAAGGTTCCCGTAGCAGTTCATCCTCTAGATGCTGGCGGGCTGCCGTCTAGTCCGGATATCGAGCTTAATGACGGCGACACCATAGAAGTAGGCAAGCTTAAAATCAAAGTATTACACACGCCAGGGCATACACCGGGAAGCCTGTGCTTTTTAAGAGGCAGATATTTGATATCTGGAGATACCATTTTCCCCGGTGGTCCGGGTAAAACTGGGACACCGGCTGGCTTCAAGCAGATACTGAAGTCTATAGAAAGCAAGCTCTTTGTCTTAGCTGATGATACTGAAGTATATCCCGGCCATGGTGAGGCCACCGTATTAGGTAAGGAAAAGAAAGAATTTGCTATCTTCTCTTCGAAGCCGCATGACGCTAACCTGTGCGGTGATGTTCTCTGGCTATCGTCATAG